A part of Bacillus rossius redtenbacheri isolate Brsri chromosome 1, Brsri_v3, whole genome shotgun sequence genomic DNA contains:
- the LOC134530987 gene encoding snRNA-activating protein complex subunit 3 isoform X1, with protein MESVYEADERFWISEKIKLSTLLTEFRERIRINDPIVPFKVRSDKLKWDLAFKLMGRNGSKTDFEEMKDCRPERLMHRELLKPMTNVQEVKMRPCLFSGMGVVEEAKKLQTVVGRLARVADSDLKYRGNIPVVRPPRSMRLDLQPLDEMVVHLRVYLPFRHSRGDRELPRFSHEVVALGQHTLAHVRDVVECRSDDVVCREVSTTPFGADQSLKKAKAIYRSGFFYIESVFYNDGRHPSSHDISAQTREWALERGLPRMATARMESTRLCDLSVRLGYPYVYVHQGDCEHLVVFSVARLLHSDDNLCSAAYPFVAHVGHIKERYCNICNSHVAKWVTVDNEHCPYNPGYFCESCFFSFNYVDSQKVCDFRAYCIRSVCPPAK; from the exons ATGGAGAGTGTTTATGAAGCCGATGAACGTTTCTGGATATCCGAGAAGATAAAGTTATCTACATTGTTGACCGAATTTCGGGAACGTATACGGATAAATGACCCAATTGTTCCATTTAAAGTGAGGTCAGATAAATTGAAATGGGACTTGGCTTTCAAGCTTATGGGACGCAATGGTTCTAAGACAGATTTTGAAGAAATGAAGGATTGTCG GCCGGAGCGACTCATGCACCGGGAGCTCCTGAAGCCCATGACGAACGTGCAGGAGGTGAAGATGCGGCCGTGCCTGTTCAGCGGCATGGGCGTGGTGGAGGAGGCCAAGAAGCTGCAGACTGTGGTGGGGCGCCTGGCTCGTGTCGCCGACTCCGACCTCAAGTACCGAGGCAACATCCCCGTC GTGCGGCCGCCGAGGTCCATGAGGCTGGACCTGCAGCCCCTGGACGAGATGGTGGTGCACCTGCGGGTGTACCTGCCCTTCAGGCACTCCCGGGGGGACCGCGAGCTGCCGCGCTTCTCGCACGAGGTGGTGGCCCTGGGCCAGCACACGCTGGCGCACGTGCGCGACGTCGTCGAGTGCCGCAGCGACGACGTGGTGTGCCGCGAGGTCAGCACCACCCCCTTCGGGGCCGACCAGTCGCTCAAGAAGGCCAAG GCCATCTACAGGTCGGGCTTCTTCTACATCGAGTCCGTGTTCTACAACGACGGGCGGCACCCCTCCAGCCACGACATCAGCGCGCAGACTAGGGAGTGGGCGCTGGAGCGAGGCCTGCCGCGCATGGCGACCGCGCGCATGGAGAGCACGCGCCTGTGCGACCTGTCCGTGCGGCTGGGCTACCCGTACGTGTACGTGCACCAGGGCGACTGCGAGCACCTCGTCGTCTTCTCCGTCGCACG ACTGCTGCACTCGGACGACAACCTCTGCTCGGCCGCCTACCCGTTCGTCGCGCACGTGGGGCACATCAAGGAGCGCTACTGCAACATCTGCAACTCCCACGTGGCCAA gTGGGTGACAGTGGACAACGAGCACTGCCCCTACAACCCTGGCTACTTCTGCGAGAGCTGCTTCTTCTCCTTCAACTACGTGGACAGCCAGAAGGTGTGCGACTTCCGTGCCTACTGCATCCGCAGCGTCTGCCCGCCGGCCAAGTGA
- the LOC134530987 gene encoding snRNA-activating protein complex subunit 3 isoform X2: MLIDRPERLMHRELLKPMTNVQEVKMRPCLFSGMGVVEEAKKLQTVVGRLARVADSDLKYRGNIPVVRPPRSMRLDLQPLDEMVVHLRVYLPFRHSRGDRELPRFSHEVVALGQHTLAHVRDVVECRSDDVVCREVSTTPFGADQSLKKAKAIYRSGFFYIESVFYNDGRHPSSHDISAQTREWALERGLPRMATARMESTRLCDLSVRLGYPYVYVHQGDCEHLVVFSVARLLHSDDNLCSAAYPFVAHVGHIKERYCNICNSHVAKWVTVDNEHCPYNPGYFCESCFFSFNYVDSQKVCDFRAYCIRSVCPPAK; this comes from the exons ATGCTCATAGATAG GCCGGAGCGACTCATGCACCGGGAGCTCCTGAAGCCCATGACGAACGTGCAGGAGGTGAAGATGCGGCCGTGCCTGTTCAGCGGCATGGGCGTGGTGGAGGAGGCCAAGAAGCTGCAGACTGTGGTGGGGCGCCTGGCTCGTGTCGCCGACTCCGACCTCAAGTACCGAGGCAACATCCCCGTC GTGCGGCCGCCGAGGTCCATGAGGCTGGACCTGCAGCCCCTGGACGAGATGGTGGTGCACCTGCGGGTGTACCTGCCCTTCAGGCACTCCCGGGGGGACCGCGAGCTGCCGCGCTTCTCGCACGAGGTGGTGGCCCTGGGCCAGCACACGCTGGCGCACGTGCGCGACGTCGTCGAGTGCCGCAGCGACGACGTGGTGTGCCGCGAGGTCAGCACCACCCCCTTCGGGGCCGACCAGTCGCTCAAGAAGGCCAAG GCCATCTACAGGTCGGGCTTCTTCTACATCGAGTCCGTGTTCTACAACGACGGGCGGCACCCCTCCAGCCACGACATCAGCGCGCAGACTAGGGAGTGGGCGCTGGAGCGAGGCCTGCCGCGCATGGCGACCGCGCGCATGGAGAGCACGCGCCTGTGCGACCTGTCCGTGCGGCTGGGCTACCCGTACGTGTACGTGCACCAGGGCGACTGCGAGCACCTCGTCGTCTTCTCCGTCGCACG ACTGCTGCACTCGGACGACAACCTCTGCTCGGCCGCCTACCCGTTCGTCGCGCACGTGGGGCACATCAAGGAGCGCTACTGCAACATCTGCAACTCCCACGTGGCCAA gTGGGTGACAGTGGACAACGAGCACTGCCCCTACAACCCTGGCTACTTCTGCGAGAGCTGCTTCTTCTCCTTCAACTACGTGGACAGCCAGAAGGTGTGCGACTTCCGTGCCTACTGCATCCGCAGCGTCTGCCCGCCGGCCAAGTGA
- the LOC134536655 gene encoding uncharacterized protein LOC134536655: protein MARLGPQHLPHTQAVLLRDVPSMIPVEDIRQAFQELSIPVGAVDRSPQHVRVEVLRRSDYELLLVRGLSFFGVTSFAATPDPGQHGRAGDGPGSRDAVVQCYRCQGFWHTAASCRHQPRCVRCGEAHGVELCVHPRDDPTCCNCRGRHHASYAHCPVRVRLSSAVPVCLALSGGRHGEPA from the exons ATGGCGAGGCTGGGACCACAGCACCTGCCCCACACGCAG GCTGTTCTGCTGCGAGATGTGCCGAGCATGATTCCTGTGGAGGACATCAGACAGGCGTTCCAGGAGCTGTCCATCCCTGTTGGAGCTGTGGACAGGTCGCCCCAGCACGTCAGAGTAGAA GTGCTGCGCCGCAGCGACTACGAGCTCCTGCTGGTGCGAGGACTCAGCTTCTTCGGGGTGACGAGCTTCGCCGCGACGCCCGACCCGGGGCAGCACGGCCGCGCCGGGGACGGGCCCGGCTCCCGGGACGCCGTGGTGcagtgctaccgctgccag GGGTTCTGGCACACGGCCGCCAGCTGCCGGCACCAGCCGCGCTGCGTGCGCTGCGGCGAGGCGCACGGCGTGGAGCTGTGCGTGCACCCGCGCGATGACCCCACCTGCTGCAACTGCCGCGGCCGCCACCACGCCTCGTACGCGCACTGCCCCGTGCGTGTGAGGCTCAGCTCCGCGGTGCCCGTGTGCCTGGCGCTGTCGGGCGGGCGGCACGGCGAGCCCGCCTAG